A region of Melitaea cinxia chromosome 15, ilMelCinx1.1, whole genome shotgun sequence DNA encodes the following proteins:
- the LOC123660278 gene encoding probable 3-hydroxyacyl-CoA dehydrogenase B0272.3, producing MNKLVGFTRNFSNSVSLNAIKTVTVVGGGLMGSGIAQVAAQAGQNVTIVDLKPELLEKAQKSIQNNLNRVARKVHKDDPLKAERFVKEASERIKVSTNIEDGVNVDLIVEAIVEKLDVKQELFNKLDQLCPEHTILASNTSSISINEIGAGIKRKDRFGGLHFFNPVPVMRLLEVIKGDHISEETYQAMMSWGKSIGKTCITCKDTPGFVVNRLLGPYSAEAMRMYERGDASKEDIDIGMKLGASYPMGPLELADYTGLDTNKFVLQVLYEKTGNPVFKPIPLLDKLVAEGKLGIKTGEGIYKYNKN from the exons atgaataaattagtaGGTTTTACTAGAAATTTTTCAAATTCCGTTTCTCTAAATGCTATTAAGACTGTTACGGTAGTTGGAGGAGGTCTTATGGGATCTGGCATCGCTCAG GTCGCAGCTCAAGCAGGTCAGAATGTAACCATTGTGGATTTGAAGCCAGAGTTACTTGAGAAAGCTCAGAAATCAATTCAGAATAATCTTAACCGCGTCGCAAGGAAGGTTCATAAGGACGATCCATTAAAGGCAGAAAGATTTGTTAAGGAAGCAAGTGAGAGAATCAAGGTTTCCACTAATATAGAAGATGGAGTTAATGTCGATTTGATTGTTGAAGCGATTGTTGAAAAGCTTGACGTCAAGCAAGAGCTGTTTAATAAGCTTGATcag CTGTGCCCGGAACACACTATTCTCGCTAGCAACACTTCATCTATTTCAATTAATGAAATTGGAGCTGGCATTAAGAGAAAAGATAg ATTCGGTGGTCTCCATTTCTTCAACCCAGTTCCTGTGATGCGTCTCCTGGAGGTGATCAAAGGTGATCATATATCGGAAGAGACCTACCAGGCTATGATGTCGTGGGGCAAGTCTATCGGCAAGACTTGTATCACTTGTAAGGACACACCTGGCTTTGTGGTGAATAGGTTGCTCGGGCCGTACAGTGCTGAAGCTATGAGGATGTATGAGAGAG GTGACGCGTCAAAAGAGGATATAGATATTGGGATGAAGTTGGGTGCGTCATATCCTATGGGACCTTTGGAGTTGGCAGATTACACAGGCTTGGATACGAACAAGTTTGTGCTTCAAGTTTTGTATGAAAAGACTGGAAACCCAGTGTTCAAACCTATACCATTGTTAGACAAGTTGGTAGCGGAGGGAAAACTTGGTATCAAGACTGGGGAGGgtatttataagtataacaAGAACTGA